AGAACAGAGAATCTAGGGTTTACAAGCCTGTTCCCACGAACAATTCTGGTTCCTCAACCAGCCAAACACTCAATTCTCCAAAGATAGCTTCTAATGCAAGCAtagtcctatttataggctattTGCTCTAACTATACTAACAGCCTGTAACAGCTGTAATTGCCAGCTGGCTTATAACTGCCTCTGGCCTAATTATTACTAATTACATTTAAGACCTAATACAATATCTAATTAGCCACTTGAGCCCTTCTTTTATACACATGTTTAATAGCTGGCTTATCCTTAGACCTATCAAAATACTAGGTTGTCCCTGTCTTCAACCTTCCAACCATAGTTTTGCACCTCCGCCCCTGCCGTCGCATGGTCCCAAGTCTCATCTTCTCCTCCACCCAATTAGCCTCCATTTCTCTCACCGCTCCTCACCTTTGATATCGTTGTCTCCGCTGTCAAACATGTGGCTAGTAACGAGCTTTCCTCGTTGCAGTTAGCTCATACGAGGATCTCTAACACCAACCTTCTCCCAATGTCGCCGCACATAGCCACTTGAGAACCGCCAGCCAGCAGCAAAAGCGCTATGTCCctttctcccccccccccaatgtTCTGAATCTGATGTTTACAGAGATTGAGGGTACAAAGCGAATTGAGACCCAATTGGACCATGAACTCGAGCTGGTCAGTGAGATCCTCAACCATCATCCTCATCCTCTAGTGTCATTTTCAGACTCTCCATGACCGCAGCACCTCTATCTTTCTATTCTGGTTGGTGTCACACATGAAATCTAATATgggttcttccctctgagtcaTTTTCTTAGGCTGATTGAGGACAAATTTGAATGGTGGATGAGGCTATGTGCGGTAAGGGTGTAGGCGAGGGGTGGAAAACCTGCAATTGATGAATCCGATGACTCTGGCGAAGACGGTGGTGGCGGAAAAGGAAGGTGGAAGAAAAGACGGTTGCGGAGCTGTGGAGAGCGAAATCAATGAGGGTGAAACGAAGAAGTCATGAAAATGTAACACCCACCACTGCTCTAGCCTCTAGTCGTCGCCGCTCACCTCCCACCCCAGCAGCGCCGATGAAGTTCTTCCCGACCATTTTTTTCTGAAAGATCAGTTAATAATATGATTCAATAAAGGTCTTGGACCACATTACAAAGCTCCTTACAATTTAGTGTGTTACCACCTACAGCATTTAGCTATCTAGAAAAAGCAGCGTATCAAGCCACCTTCCCAATTACACACCTAAACTTCAAAACAAACAAGACAGTAAAAAACAAGACCACAACAAAAGGAAAGATGTCCTCTGAGAAAGGCACCCCAATTAATTCCTAGTCAAGAGCCAGCGTTTGGAAACCTCCTCTTCTGTCAAGCTATTCCCTACTATGCAGAACTTGCAGTAGCAGTAACCCAGGCAAAACAGCATAGCCAGATCAATATGCAATCTCAGAAACCATTAGAGGGTATGAATGTAATTTTAATCACCTATCTTTCTTCAATCTCTAccgttaatttttttaatactaTATCCTATGGTTAATATTTGTGGTGTATGGATACACCACCTAATTGACTGGTGTTCGTTATACGCACCCTTCTTTTGTTTCCCTTTTCCtctgtttttattatttacagtTCATGTTACCCAcgtaaagaaaaattaaaataaacggAAAAGTAAACAGAAAGCAGACTTCATTTTACATTTCTGTTCTTGTTAAAGAAAAAGGCTGTAAAAAGGTTAGTACTAGTGTAAAACTGTTTGCTGAATATAAGTTTAGGTCATTTCATTAGATAACACATGAAATCGAAACCAACCAACAGATATTACCATTGTTCAGCTATACAATATAATACTAAGCTCCCCAGTTTCctcatcaaataaaaaattcaagttAAGCACTGAGGAGTCAGGACCATCCCAGAGATCCAACATTCTCCAGAAATTTtatcaaaatattttaaaaatatcattCATAGTGTCACTTAATCAAGCCAAATAACTCCTTGCAGGAAATACATTTGTCAGTGATAACTTCTAATACAAGAAGGACCATAGGATGCTGAAATGCAAAAAAATAGCATACACAATCCAAGATATTTCCATAGCCAGAATTTTGGTGAAAGGATTGAGAGGTACTAACCAAGGACCCCTGGACCCCCATGATCGCTGTagtatataaatatatgatCATCAGGACCACTATCAACAACCTTCCCACTGCCACCTGTAACAGCCGACTTATTTCCAAGTATAGCAGCAAAGAAGTTGTTAACAGTAACCTCATCCCCAGTGTAATCCTGCCATAACAAGGTTACTGTAAAGCTTGAATCGGAAAGCAAAATACAGTACACCAAAAAGAAAGAGAACTCAGCACACCTTAGGAACTCCCTCGTAAACATCATTTCCATGTGGGCTATTAATGATGACTCCAGGCCGCGGGTTCTCTTCATTGAAAGCAATGTCATCATACATGAAAACAATAATGTTCTCTTCTTTCAAGCCACCTTTCCTCAGCAGTTGATACGCGTGACAAACATCAGCCTGATGAAATAACAAAGGTTCATCGACGTATCGTTAAAATCAATTGTTCTAGCCTTCTATTATGATACATATCATGTAAAATTGCATCCCCCCATCTGATGTAAGTATAAGCATTTAATTAGAACTCACTTAAGCTAAGCTAATGACTGTTACTTTGATCATAAAAGCAAAAACAAGTtatacagaaaaaaaattaaacaacatgATCATAAGCAAAAACAAGCTGACCCATAAAACAAGGATTTGATAATTCAATTCCCTGTTCTACCAAACAAATAAAAGGGGGAATTTAAGAGTGAATGAGGTTTAATCATAACGATAAAGGAAGAGAGTAATTGGGAAATTGAAGGGTGAGGTGAGGGGTATAGGGATGAAGAACCTGGTGTCTGTAATTCCAGTAGCCATTGGAACCGGCAATCAGAATTGCCCACCTAGTCCCCTCGTTTTCGTCGGCGGAAGATGGTTTGAGAAACCTGGAAGCTTGAGAGGGTAATCGGAGAACATCGCCGGGGAGGTCACGGCCACCGGCGACGACGGTGGCGATGAGAAAGAGGAGGGTGAGTATTAATGGATTGCGGTCCATGGACATTGCAGGAAGAATAGCTTGAGATGAGATGAAAGAGCAGTTAATActaaagtaaataaatatacCAAATCTATAATGTAATCTATCATATTTTAGCATGTGATGTTACTCTATTACCCTCTCCTCTCTCCTTCATctacctttttcttttttgccaAATTGCTTTCTTTGCCCTTGGATTTTTTTTCCACATAGAAAAATTCTGCCCTTTTTAAATGTCTTTGTTTATGGAAAAattttagggttaaatatggtTTGAGTCCTTAAATTTAATCTCTAACAATATCATATCCTTTAGTCTCCAACAATGATGAAATCGGGGAATTATTTCTTTAGttcattttgtggcggtttataCCATCACTAAAATCAAGAAGAAATATTTTATAATGGTTAAAAATcgcaaaaaaaaatacaacaaagACTAACTTCACATATTTCAATAATGTTGGAAACTAAAATGTATGATATTTTTTAAATGGACCAAACTCAATTTATCCTTATTTTAGTAGGACTTAAAACATATttgatccaattttttttttcttatacatATCTTTCACTGAATACAATCATGTTTGAGATGAGAATATTCACAAGTACTGTCGTTACTCattgttttgtgaaaaaaataattattactaTAAGGGTGTTGGATACCCTCATAAttggtctagcgatgcacaccTTTCTTTTGTGTGCATTTAGTTTTCGTGAACAAAATTAGAAGGATTAAAATCACTTAAATATTAAAATCACGTGTACATTTAGTGGTTATCCATATTTTTCACAGGAGATAACCATGTATAAGTGGAGAACATTCATATTATGATGAGGCTAACTCACCTGAcactttatttaatatttataaaaaaattaagcataTATCACTTAAACCAATCACCTGTCATTTAAGCCTTTGAAATTATGTATGGTCAACATATTGGTTTTACTTGTTTAAGTACAACTCTCTGTGTTTTTTGGTTACAACTCTCtttgtttgattttgttttgcGTATTGGTATATCTGAGACATTACTTATTTATGTAAACTATGTATATTAATTATGTttgtttgattaaaaaaatatgttcgTTGACGTCTCAAAAAAAGTTTGTTGGCGAAACTTTCAAGTTTTTAATTACTTTTGCTTTTCTTTCGTtcatttgttttgattttttcacTCTATCCCCCTCCTCCCCCCTCATCAAATGGAAATCATAATGGGCTACTTTCATGATTACATTGtaagaaaaatggaaaataatttattaCGATATGAGCAAATGACATGTAAACATATAAATTTCTACCGACACTATTGCGACAAATATATTAGTGGTAGTTTTAATAATCATAAACGCATACTATGGTTAGAAACCTCTGCTAATGTCtcgtatgatagctcaagtggtaggagctgagagacatatgagttgaatAGGAAAATGTTCAGGGATTGATTCCTGACGgctgcaatttatctttccgatgtaaaaaaaaaaataacctaGGCTAATCTACATCCAATCTCTGATAATATTGCACGTTTTGCAGTGTGAAAAAAACTACTATAATATATGCAGAAAGACTTGTACATCAACATAAGTTTCTACATGAAACCTTGAAAAAGGGACTTCTTTAGCTGGTAATTTAGCTTCTTATGAGAAAACTAAAGAGAACAATTCCTTGAAAATATGTTATTTGGACGCGAGACCCCACTAGCCACTATGTCCAATGCAAAAGCCACAATTCTCGCACTGTCATTTGCTCTATGATTCATAGTCTATTATTTAATATGAATTTTGGGATAGGTAGGCTCCATATAGTTTGGCGAACATAATGACGTTAGTTTCACGTTTAGACAAGTGGAGTATTAATGTAACGGGTATATATTATTCTAATACCTTGGTTTAAAAATTAGTTCGGATACaaacttattggagcttatctactaaaaattacataaataaaCTCCAAAAGTGCGCTTTGGTTTATATCCAAACGAGTACTAAGTATGACCTGAGAAGTTGGACATGAAAACCAACAAATATTCCATCATTAAAAGATAGAAATGTTTCGTTATCTGCACTTCATTGCATGTCAACAAACATTTGCAAATTCAACCCCCAAATTTCTGAATGAGTGGTGGAACATTTGCAGAACATCATGTCTGGACATAAAAATGTTTAGGCATTCAGTTACTTGACGCGACAACATCCTGCTATGGGGAGCAACCTTCCATCATTTTCATAGCATcagaaaatataattttcaattagtATGATGACTTCTGTGTGCAAAATTAATCCTGCAAAGTTAAGTTGCTGGATTATTTAAATGATTGGCTTGAAACTGTTTCAAAAGCAGCAAGGATTGGTGATAAAGATTGAGATCAATCCCATCAACGTTTCTACCGACACGAGCCTGCAAAACTCCCTAACATGGAACAAAGAACACTGCTCAATCATCATGTCATTGACATCTTTATACATGCACTGATGCACATGTTGTGGGTGTATGAATTTGTAAAGCATATCAGATGAAAGGCCTTAAACAAACTTAAACAAGCAGATACCTCATTATCAGGTTGGATAAGGAGTTCACCGATGAATTGGTAGACAGAGCCAACTTGAAAGGTAAGGTCCCTGAGATGCTCAGTGCTAACTTTTAGAATGCTATCACCGTCAACAACTATGGCCAGTCCTGTCTCTATAGAGTATTCGCGTAACCTGCATGAGGATTGACATAGGTTATTGAATGATACTTCACTATCATCATTGGCAACAGCAACATCAAAAGATATATAACATAGCAATACCGTCCATCCCATGCAATCATACTCTGTCTACTACACATAGAACAGATATAGATAAATAGATAATGCACTTAGACATGACTATAATATGCATGGACTGTTATAATCACTAGTAAATGTCTTATATGGTTAAGTACTCTAGTTTTAGTTGAAGATAGTTCTCAAATTGATGCAATTCCCTTGTCATTCAATTGACTGCCACATCAACAAAATATAGTGTCAAATGACTCAATATTATCAGTTTAATGCTGTCCATTGCAGGCTTGCTGCACCAGAAAAGACTAAAAACTTAGAAAAACCAACACCAAACTAACAAGAGAGTTTAATTGAGTTCTTGTTTTTTACTATTCAAAAGTTGGAGATGGTTTTTTACCAAAAAAGAACTTGCAGGGAAATTTGCCATCTTCTATTAGAGAACATGTTTCTTGCATCGATACTTGTTTCCAACTAATGTCTGCATCACATGCTTTTGCGAAATGAATCAATATATTGATACTTTTAGCAACTTTGAAATTGCTACCATCAAGGAATATATAGATCTGAGACATATTAAGTATGCCAATTTTCCCTAGCTGGTCAAAATCTACAGGCAGTTAAGAATTGCAATATGACTCCTATCTGCAGGACTGGCATTAACTTTACAGTATCCAAACTGCCATCATGCCGCCATCATCGTTGCGGTTCCTGCTATAATCCATGACAAAACCATAAACCAAATGTTGCCAACTGCCATGATCATCCTGCTGCCATGCCATCAATAAATCCTCTAAGCTCAATATCACTACTACTGGTACCCACATGACATCTGTTGCTAGATGTCCTCTAAATGCATAATCCAAATCCCTCATGTGTTCAGCACACATCCATTAGTCATCATTGACAACAAAACCCAAATGATAGAACAAAACTATAACACAAAACTTCCAACAAAAAAGTCATGAGTAAATTAGAATTAAATGATAGCACTCACTTTCCAATTATTCTGATCGAAGCTCCTTGCTTGAAAAAAGGAGATGACGGATGCAGGTCTTGTAAAGAAACCAATGCACCAGATTTTACTTCAAAAAATGCCATCTGGCTTCACTTGACACCGTTCCAGTTCTGCCTGCAATATGGGAAAacttaaaatatacaaattcaTGAGGCGTGAATTTATGTTAATGGTAAGTATAGTACAAAAGATTTTGTAGCACACCATCTACCTTAAGAAAGCTTCAACTCTAATATAGTACCACATATATGACACCGTTactttaataaattattttcttcacaCATGAATGATTTCTGTCCACAGATGCAACAAATCGCTAGTCAATTAATTATTCACCACAGTTGTCTATCCAAGTTTGGTTTTAGAAATTACAGTTTTTGACAAGAAATTTCCAAATGAGCAATGGGCAGAAACCATTAATTTTTAAAGACTTCTAATTAGGCATTATCTTCTTCATATCAAAACCATAGGCGAAtaacaaaaaattataatttctgTTATATCAAATGTTCCTATAATACTGTGTTAATCAAATAAATTTAGCCAAAAGCCATGAGAGGATTTTAAAATTCTAGTGGCTGTGACTTATCTTGTAAAGGGTGGGGATTAGAGAACCACAACCAAGATAAACTGTAAGTTACAAGCTATAAGCTATAATGAGTATTGTTTTCTCCTCAAGTTTTGCctctttttcttcaattctaTTATGTTCTCTAAAAATAACTGAAGCATCAACTATACTAGGCTCTAAACAGAACTGACACATTAAATATACTAGGCTCTAAGATACATGCTTGTCTTGCTGCAAGGTATTAGTGGCAAATATTGGATTTGTTGAAGGAGCTTGACTCATTTTCTTGAGTGTTGATTTTGTAGAGGTTTTGGGGGGTGAGGGAAGAGGAAATACTATACTAGTATGCAATTACACAACAATACTGCAAGTCATGTTAACTAACACTAACATCAGAGAAACTgtgttttgaaatttgaattactCCACCCAAAGCTGCATTCATTGTGTCATTAGATTTTTGTTTACTTTTTTGCTATATATTTGGTATTATCAACCTGACCATGTTTGACAAGCACCAGAAATTAACTGTTTTTCACTATCTTCATAAATACTTGAATGTACCAGACACACAAACATATAGGCTGGGGTTTGACCTAATGAGTACCCTCCTCGCTTTCACATGTTAATTCAGTGTGATTGCTTGTTCAGATTAACTGAAATAAAGGGGATTTGACATACAGACAGAGAATCCACCCAAAAAGCATTATTGAAAAGGAAACAAAGGAAGGGAGCATGAAGTGCATAAACGAAATTGAAAGGGTTGGAGTGGGAGTTTACGTACCTTGGCAGAGTACaggaagagaaaggagaagaatcaACACCCAAACGATTGGAACTGGTTGtttcaatttgaatttaatttcACTGTTTTTCAAGGGTTTTCTGTATTATATACCTTTCGTGAGAAAAAAATTTGCAACTTTTCATGGAAATGATTAATTTTATgtagattttcatttttctattaTAAATTGATAGTATAATCGCAATTATAATGGTTTCGTCTATTCGACTGATGTCGGTCGCAgtgataaaaattaattatttgaatCTTTAGGTTGAGAGTTTGAATCGTATGAGTCGTACGTACTACTGGGGAGACATTTAACATTCATCACACTCAGATTAGAATTGTGAGAGCAATTTAACACACACAAAATTGTGTCATCTAAACTGTTATGTCGCCACCCTTTGCCTTTGTTGAAATCCTCTGACGAACTTACCATTGACCCCACCTCAGCCAAATCGACCCATTTCTGGCAAGCTCGAGTCTATCAAGCCCATCACTTGCTACAATGCGTCACACCACGTATTTCCGAGCTCCGCCGCCCATGGTGACTTGTATAGGATTTAATTAGTTAGAAGGTAGTACATGACACACTCGTTAAATTTTGCATATCACTATaacttttctcttttctcttctcattCCTCTAGTGGAGGTGGAAAAGAGTGGTGAATACAACGTTATTCTAGTATTTAAATCTCTCaaacaatgttttttttatgagaaagaAAACACAAGACTAGAAAGCTAAAGCTAAAAGATCCCTAGACAAGAAAGGAACAATAACGTTAGGGGGAGAATCAAGACTAGTAAACTCACAGTGCAAACGGGCACTCAAATCGGCAAGACAATCCGCAAGATCATTAGCTTTCCGATGAATATGATGAAGACGAATATCTCAATTCCGAGCTAGAAGGAGATTAATATCCATGAAGAAACTAGACAAAGCATGAAATTTTAATCTCTCCTTCCTAAGGACAACCGTAATTTCCAAACAGTCAGATTCACAATAGTCGATATTATTCAAAAGtagcataattttttttgggagggatgaagaaaaaaagttaTTACACAtaagtcaaaaaaataaatatttaaattttaccCAATATTGGAAAAAAGAAATAATCAATAAGATTGAGGAGTATAAATAGTATTCTCAACACAGACCTGGCATCACCGACCCAAACCAGTGTCCTCTCAGTACCGTTTCGCTCTCTCACTCGCATTGAACCAGTTCCATTCGTTTCGGTGTtgattcttctcctttctcatccTGTACTCTTCACAGGTACGTAAACTCCAACTCCAACCCTTTCAATTTCGTTTCATCACTTCATGCTTCCTTTATTGCCGGTGAATGAAAGAGTAGTGTTCTGTTAGAATTGCAAATACGGTTACGTTAGGGTTTTGGATTGGTATTGTTTTTCGCTTTTGTATATGTGAAAATTCGTTGCGTTTTCTTCAATTTGCAAGCTACATACAATCTCAGTTCCGATCCCTTGAATGCAGGTTTTAGGTTTAGCTCTTTGGTATGGAAGAGGGCGGAGATAACATTCTAGATGCCATATACGATGAGGATAATCTCTATGAGGATGTAGACATGATGGATGTTGAAGAAGGAGAGTTGGTGGAGTCTGATACTGAGAATGTTTTGGTGAAAAACAGTGCAGGGGATGGTACTGAAAATGTATCGGGGCAAAACAGTGCAGGAGATATCAATGGAGCAAATCGAGATCCGCCTAGCAAGAATTCCAAGCGTAGAGcgaacaagaagaagaataagaggaagaggaagggtTCTGGGTCTAAACCCTTGGACATTAACAGGTTTAACATTTCTGcctattaataatttattttaagaaTTTTATTGTTATATTTTGCTTCGATAGAAATTCCGTAGTTATTATTCAAGATAGGCAAGTTCTATAAGCTACTATTATGGAAGAGTGTATGCTGTTTATTGTATTGAATTACTCCAAGTTTAATCTTATGCTTGTTAGTGGTTTAGCCTCGAAAGTCTTATTGATGGCTTAATAAACTTGATTGATAGACACCCTAT
This is a stretch of genomic DNA from Lotus japonicus ecotype B-129 chromosome 1, LjGifu_v1.2. It encodes these proteins:
- the LOC130724468 gene encoding CST complex subunit TEN1 isoform X2, with the protein product MFSNRRWQISLQVLFWLREYSIETGLAIVVDGDSILKVSTEHLRDLTFQVGSVYQFIGELLIQPDNEGVLQARVGRNVDGIDLNLYHQSLLLLKQFQANHLNNPAT
- the LOC130724468 gene encoding CST complex subunit TEN1 isoform X1, with translation MAFFEVKSGALVSLQDLHPSSPFFKQGASIRIIGKLREYSIETGLAIVVDGDSILKVSTEHLRDLTFQVGSVYQFIGELLIQPDNEGVLQARVGRNVDGIDLNLYHQSLLLLKQFQANHLNNPAT